Within Mycobacteriales bacterium, the genomic segment GGTGACTGTCTGGCTCGCGGCTACGAGGATCGGCGCGCTGACCGTGCCGTTGTCCACGTTCTCCCCTGGTCCGGAGCTCGCCCGGACGGTTCGGCACACAGATGTCGCGGCGATCATGACGGCGTCGACATTCGGCGGCGAGTCGCTCATCGACCGTCTTGAGCTCGCCTTCCCCGCACTTGCTGAGTCGGGCCCGGACCTCGAGATCCCTGACGCGCCGTACCTGCGCTGGGCAAGGGTCGAGGACGGTGCGCCGATCTGGTCACGACAGCTGCCGGATCCCGTGTCGCCCACCATCGTCGCGGCAGCCGAGGGTGCAGTGGCGCCGGCGGATCCACTCGTGGTGATCAGCACATCGGGGTCGACGTCGGCGCCGAAGTCGGTGGTCCACACCCATGGGTCGCTGATCCGGCACGCCGCGCTGCTGGCGCGACGGCGCGGCCTCACCTGCGCCGACCGGATCTATTCACCGATGCCGTTTTTCTGGGTCGGCGGCCTCACGATGGTCCTGCTCGCGGCGCTCACCTCCGGTGCCGCGGCGCTCGTGCAGGAGCGCTTCGACCCCGAGGAGGCTCTCGAGCTGTCCGAGCGCGAACGTGCCACCCAGATCTCGTGCTGGCCCAACGCGGCGCTCGCGATGACCAAACATCCGAGCTTCGCCCTTCGAGATCTCTCCAGCGTTCGCGGCGGGACCCTGACGGCTGCCTTGCCGGAGATGTACCGCCCGCCGTCCGCGGACCGCGCACCGATGCCACTCGGGATGACCGAGACCGGCGGTCCGCACACATCCGCGGACGATCCGTATCTGCCACTGCCTGAGCACCTGCGCGGAACATACGGACGTACTCTGCCGGGCTTCGAGCATCAGGTTGTTGAGCCCAACGAGATCGGCGTCGGCGAGCTGCTCGTACGCGGTCCCCTCGTCATGGACTCCATATACAAAAAGGAGAGGCACGAGACTTTCACCGCAGACGGCTGGTACCGAACGGGCGATCTCGGCTCGTTCGACGACGAGGGCTATCTGAGGTTCACCGGGCGCAAGACCGCGACGATCAAGTCCGG encodes:
- a CDS encoding class I adenylate-forming enzyme family protein, with amino-acid sequence MTTDGLPDELADLPATIPAALARRLDTPDDDFVIGKDFRLSFGTADADSARLAGQLLAAGVGKGTRLGLLYANDPSWVTVWLAATRIGALTVPLSTFSPGPELARTVRHTDVAAIMTASTFGGESLIDRLELAFPALAESGPDLEIPDAPYLRWARVEDGAPIWSRQLPDPVSPTIVAAAEGAVAPADPLVVISTSGSTSAPKSVVHTHGSLIRHAALLARRRGLTCADRIYSPMPFFWVGGLTMVLLAALTSGAAALVQERFDPEEALELSERERATQISCWPNAALAMTKHPSFALRDLSSVRGGTLTAALPEMYRPPSADRAPMPLGMTETGGPHTSADDPYLPLPEHLRGTYGRTLPGFEHQVVEPNEIGVGELLVRGPLVMDSIYKKERHETFTADGWYRTGDLGSFDDEGYLRFTGRKTATIKSGGSNVAPGEVEAVLTAIDGVRECFVFGVPADERGEDVAAVVIVDAATQLDADKITVLARESLSGYKVPRQIKVTRSEALPLLPTGKVDMTAVRSWLAADAGE